Proteins from one Chiloscyllium plagiosum isolate BGI_BamShark_2017 unplaced genomic scaffold, ASM401019v2 scaf_14238, whole genome shotgun sequence genomic window:
- the LOC122547857 gene encoding putative uncharacterized protein DDB_G0271982, giving the protein ESVRERERAREREGEKEQERVSVREREREREREREERERARARESKRERRAREREHVRESESTRGERERE; this is encoded by the exons gagagcgtgcgagagagagagagagcacgggagagagagggcgagaaagag CAAGAGAGAGTGAgcgtgagagagcgagagagagagcgagaacgagagcgaga agagcgcgagagagcgcgagcaCGAGAGAGCAAGCGCGAGAGA cgcgcacgcgagagagagcatgtgagagagagcgagagcacgcgcggagagagagagcgcgag